One Brassica napus cultivar Da-Ae chromosome A5, Da-Ae, whole genome shotgun sequence DNA window includes the following coding sequences:
- the LOC111215710 gene encoding josephin-like protein — MEGSESQIYHERQRLQFCLLHSLNNLFQDKNAFTRESLNSIAESLVADDPNKETWTTPLSFLLKPHHNTLTGNYDVNVMIAALEGKGKSVAWHDKRHGASSIDLGADNLMGVVLNVPVKRYGGLWRSRHWVVMRKIDGVWYNLDSDLVVPRPFKGEDEVRGFLDQNLSLGSEVLLVNNA, encoded by the exons ATGGAGGGAAGCGAATCTCAGATCTATCACGAGCGACAAAGACTTCAATTTTGCCTCCTGCACTCCCTCAACAATCTATTTCAG GACAAGAACGCATTCACACGGGAAAGCTTGAACTCAATCGCGGAGAGCCTCGTGGCCGATGACCCGAACAAAGAAACGTGGACGACGCCTCTCTCCTTCCTCCTCAAGCCTCACCACAACACGCTCACAGGGAACTACGACGTGAACGTGATGATCGCAGCTCTGGAAGGGAAAGGCAAGAGTGTTGCTTGGCATGATAAGCGCCATGGAGCTTCTTCGATCGATCTTGGTGCAGATAACCTAATGGGTGTTGTGCTGAATGTTCCTGTGAAACGGTATGGTGGGCTTTGGAGAAGCAGGCATTGGGTTGTGATGAGGAAGATCGATGGAGTCTGGTATAACTTGGATAGTGATCTCGTTGTGCCAAGGCCGTTTAAAGGGGAAGATGAAGTTAGGGGGTTCTTGGATCAGAATCTGAGTTTAGGTTCCGAGGTTTTGCTAGTGAACAATGCTTGA